A genome region from Labilibaculum antarcticum includes the following:
- a CDS encoding aspartate aminotransferase family protein produces MKAIGGYFELERVDGQEYYPDLLKLNTGRNCLEYLIRAGNFKKIYLPKFSCKVLLEPIKKLNVEYEYYSIDQNLNPVLSKLPKMDEVLLYINYFGVKDLAVRELSHQIENLIVDNSQAFFSDSVSSLGTFYSARKFFGVPDGAYLLSNLNVKEELKMDFSWDRMSHLLKRLELGAESGYSDFQDNRVKLSNQPILHMSELTQFLLSQIDYSKAKQRREENFLYLHQQFSEVNQIDLSVLDVKGPMVYPLYLENEDLRKELIQNKIFVASYWPNIMEECPANSLDYKLAKYILPLPVDQRYSLEDMERICTVLLPVLEKNHQLKS; encoded by the coding sequence ATGAAAGCGATAGGTGGCTATTTTGAATTGGAGAGAGTGGACGGGCAGGAATATTATCCCGATTTACTCAAATTGAATACAGGCAGAAATTGTCTTGAATATTTGATTCGGGCGGGTAATTTCAAAAAAATATATCTGCCAAAATTCTCTTGTAAAGTGCTTTTGGAACCCATAAAAAAACTGAATGTTGAATATGAATATTATTCAATCGATCAGAATTTGAATCCTGTTCTAAGCAAGCTTCCCAAAATGGACGAGGTGCTTCTTTATATCAATTACTTTGGCGTTAAGGATCTTGCTGTTCGGGAGTTGAGTCATCAAATTGAGAATCTGATTGTCGACAATTCTCAAGCCTTTTTTTCGGATAGTGTTTCGTCCTTAGGAACATTTTATTCGGCACGTAAGTTTTTTGGTGTTCCCGATGGTGCTTATTTGCTAAGTAACTTGAATGTAAAGGAAGAATTAAAAATGGATTTTTCATGGGATAGAATGTCACATTTGCTGAAACGTCTGGAATTAGGTGCCGAAAGCGGATATTCCGATTTTCAGGACAATCGTGTAAAGCTCTCGAATCAGCCCATTTTGCATATGTCGGAGCTCACTCAATTCCTTTTAAGTCAAATCGATTACTCCAAAGCCAAACAACGTCGAGAAGAAAATTTTCTGTATTTGCATCAGCAATTTTCCGAGGTGAATCAAATTGATCTTTCAGTTTTAGATGTTAAGGGTCCAATGGTTTATCCTTTGTATTTGGAAAATGAAGATCTGCGAAAGGAATTGATTCAAAATAAAATATTTGTTGCCAGCTACTGGCCAAATATAATGGAGGAATGTCCTGCAAATAGTTTGGATTACAAACTGGCAAAATACATACTTCCTCTTCCGGTCGATCAGCGATATTCCTTAGAAGATATGGAGCGAATTTGTACTGTTTTACTACCTGTTTTAGAAAAAAATCATCAATTAAAATCCTAA
- a CDS encoding WbqC family protein has translation MDYQSVAYISTDKESPKNKGLIGADMLAIMQPYVFPYIGYFQLIEAASEIVFYDDVNYIKRGWVNRNRILLNGSDFLFTIPVSKGSQNKKINEVKPIPDEKFKRKLFLQMKYSYSKAPYYKEVIELIENVCKKEYENIGDMGIASILAVHEYLHKTIKWSKSSICSPLNADKEKADRLIDITKQFGYKTYVNTVGGRKLYQKEYFKDKGIDLYFIKTGKIEYAQAGNKFIPNLSIIDILMFNDKQTILRFFKNYILI, from the coding sequence ATGGATTACCAATCAGTAGCATACATTTCAACTGACAAGGAAAGTCCAAAGAATAAAGGGCTAATTGGGGCGGATATGCTTGCGATAATGCAGCCCTATGTATTTCCTTATATAGGATATTTTCAATTAATAGAGGCCGCAAGTGAAATTGTTTTTTATGATGACGTAAACTATATAAAGAGAGGCTGGGTGAACCGAAATCGGATTTTATTGAATGGTTCCGATTTCTTATTTACGATACCGGTGTCTAAAGGCAGCCAGAACAAGAAAATAAATGAGGTGAAACCAATCCCGGATGAAAAATTCAAAAGGAAATTATTTCTTCAGATGAAGTACTCTTATTCAAAAGCCCCTTACTATAAGGAGGTGATAGAACTGATAGAAAATGTTTGCAAAAAGGAGTATGAAAATATTGGTGATATGGGCATTGCTTCAATTCTTGCTGTTCATGAGTATTTACACAAAACAATTAAATGGAGTAAGTCATCAATTTGCTCTCCTTTAAATGCTGATAAAGAAAAGGCCGATAGATTAATTGATATCACTAAACAGTTTGGTTACAAGACTTATGTTAATACTGTTGGCGGACGGAAATTATATCAAAAGGAATATTTCAAGGATAAAGGAATTGATTTATATTTTATTAAAACAGGAAAAATAGAATACGCCCAGGCTGGAAATAAATTCATCCCTAATCTATCGATAATTGATATTTTAATGTTTAATGATAAGCAGACTATTTTGCGATT
- a CDS encoding ATP-grasp domain-containing protein — translation MNKKRILLLGGSYFQVPSVLAAKEMGYHVITCDYVPENPGHQYADEYYNISTTNKELVLELAEKLKIDGIVAYASDPAAPTAAYVAEKLKLPGNPYQSVKILAEKDLYRVFLSQNGFNLPKSMGFDTLVDVLLEIDDFSFPVMIKPVDSSGSKGVCKISSDSELVSAFEYAMSFSRVKRIVIEEYLVKKGPQIHGDAFVFEGKLFFSYLGDHHYDEKVNPFVPYSTTLPSVHSSDIMSRIESELQRLFNLLDIKHGAFNIEVRIDEDDRIFLMEIGPRNGGNLVPQLEEYASGFNMVNATLGAAMGEKISVNTICKKGFFAYYVLHSDRDGILKEIKIAPELYENILEKHIFKNTGDSVQSFQGSNASIGVLLFQFSSMDEMIETIDNSAKYIQIELESEEIRLVSKINTHRLAI, via the coding sequence ATGAATAAGAAACGAATCTTACTGCTTGGAGGATCTTATTTTCAGGTGCCTTCTGTTCTTGCAGCAAAGGAAATGGGATATCATGTAATAACATGTGATTATGTGCCTGAAAATCCTGGGCATCAATATGCCGATGAGTACTACAATATCAGTACTACAAATAAAGAATTAGTGCTCGAATTGGCTGAGAAATTGAAAATTGACGGCATAGTTGCCTACGCTTCAGATCCGGCCGCTCCAACAGCAGCATACGTAGCCGAAAAATTGAAACTGCCTGGAAATCCGTATCAATCGGTGAAAATTTTAGCTGAAAAAGATTTGTATCGCGTTTTTCTTTCGCAAAATGGATTTAATCTGCCAAAATCAATGGGTTTTGATACACTGGTGGATGTTTTATTGGAAATAGACGATTTTTCATTTCCGGTTATGATAAAACCAGTCGATTCATCGGGAAGTAAAGGTGTTTGTAAGATTAGTTCGGACAGCGAACTGGTAAGCGCTTTTGAGTATGCGATGAGTTTTTCGAGAGTCAAAAGGATTGTGATTGAAGAGTATCTTGTTAAAAAAGGGCCTCAGATTCACGGCGATGCATTTGTATTTGAAGGAAAATTATTCTTCAGTTATTTGGGTGATCATCATTACGATGAAAAAGTAAATCCATTTGTTCCCTATTCGACAACATTACCATCTGTTCATTCATCGGATATTATGAGCAGAATTGAATCGGAATTGCAGCGCTTATTCAATTTGCTTGATATAAAGCATGGAGCTTTTAATATTGAAGTGAGGATTGATGAGGATGACCGAATTTTTTTAATGGAAATTGGCCCTCGGAATGGTGGCAATTTGGTACCTCAGTTAGAGGAATATGCTTCAGGATTTAATATGGTGAATGCTACCCTTGGGGCAGCCATGGGCGAGAAAATTAGTGTAAATACGATTTGTAAAAAAGGTTTTTTTGCTTACTATGTTTTACACAGCGATCGCGATGGAATTTTAAAAGAGATTAAAATAGCTCCGGAATTGTATGAAAATATTTTAGAGAAGCATATTTTCAAAAATACAGGAGATTCTGTACAATCTTTTCAGGGCTCGAATGCAAGCATTGGGGTTTTATTGTTCCAATTTTCGTCGATGGATGAAATGATTGAAACAATAGATAATAGCGCAAAATACATTCAGATTGAACTCGAATCGGAGGAGATACGTCTTGTAAGTAAAATAAACACCCATAGACTAGCTATTTGA
- a CDS encoding DegT/DnrJ/EryC1/StrS family aminotransferase, whose protein sequence is MEKNKILVTRPQLPPLQEFIPLLEDIWDSRWLTNNGKYHQEFEKALATFLGVPYVSLFSNGTLALMAALQCLKIKGEVITTPYSFVATTHSLWWNGIKPVFVDIEADYCNLDIKLIEAAITPETTAILPVHVYGNPCDVEEIQNLADRYGLRVIYDAAHAFGVKYKGTSVLNYGDLSILSFHATKVFNTIEGGAIICHDLKTKKRIDYLKNFGIADETTVVAPGINAKMNELQAAYGLLQLKYFDSAIDGRQHITEKYRKGLQDIPGVRYLENPVDVDYNYSYFPIFIDKSELGSSRDDVYEELKNNNIYGRRYFYPLISEFPAYRGLPSAKGLDIAHEISRQVICLPLYPDLADEVVERIVSIIEGMVRVKARVSHLKVYSQIKRNIE, encoded by the coding sequence ATGGAAAAAAATAAAATATTAGTTACTCGACCTCAATTGCCTCCACTACAGGAGTTCATACCCTTGTTAGAGGATATTTGGGATAGCAGATGGTTGACCAATAATGGCAAATATCATCAGGAATTTGAAAAGGCACTTGCTACTTTTCTTGGAGTACCATACGTGTCGCTGTTTTCCAATGGCACCTTGGCTTTAATGGCGGCTCTACAATGCCTGAAAATAAAGGGTGAAGTAATTACGACACCTTATAGTTTTGTGGCAACCACTCACTCTTTATGGTGGAATGGCATAAAACCTGTTTTTGTCGATATCGAAGCCGATTATTGCAATCTGGATATTAAATTGATCGAAGCTGCCATTACACCTGAGACAACCGCGATTTTACCAGTTCATGTATATGGAAATCCATGTGATGTGGAAGAAATTCAAAATTTGGCTGACCGCTATGGTTTACGGGTAATTTACGATGCGGCTCATGCATTTGGTGTGAAATACAAAGGAACTAGTGTTTTGAATTATGGCGATTTATCGATTCTAAGTTTTCATGCAACCAAAGTTTTCAATACCATCGAAGGAGGAGCTATCATTTGTCATGATTTAAAGACAAAAAAGCGAATCGATTATCTAAAAAATTTTGGAATTGCTGATGAAACAACCGTGGTTGCTCCTGGTATTAATGCTAAAATGAATGAATTGCAAGCGGCTTACGGTTTACTTCAATTAAAATATTTCGATTCAGCAATTGATGGAAGGCAGCACATTACTGAGAAATACCGTAAAGGTTTACAAGATATTCCAGGGGTTCGCTATCTCGAAAATCCTGTTGATGTGGATTACAACTATTCTTATTTCCCAATTTTTATTGATAAATCAGAGCTTGGTAGCTCGAGAGATGATGTTTATGAAGAGTTGAAAAATAACAACATATACGGGCGAAGATATTTTTACCCATTGATCAGCGAATTTCCCGCATACAGGGGATTGCCATCAGCCAAAGGTTTAGACATTGCCCATGAAATATCAAGGCAGGTAATTTGTTTGCCATTGTATCCCGATTTAGCCGATGAGGTTGTCGAAAGGATAGTGTCGATTATTGAAGGAATGGTTCGGGTTAAGGCCAGAGTAAGCCATTTGAAAGTATATAGTCAAATTAAGAGAAATATAGAATAG
- a CDS encoding glycosyltransferase produces the protein MTTPFVSIKTITYNHEKFIAQCIEGIMMQKTNFSFEYIIGEDCSTDNTMKIVQEYAAKYPDVIRIITSEKNVGAATNDHRTDLACKGKYVAFCEGDDFWTDPYKLQKQVDFLEANHDYGMVHTNLSCVKDGKTIKSLRGEEMLPTGNVLDDVLKGNHMATATVCMRNELLQKINIGKKIVDEKWKMGDYPLWIEIAAATKVHYMKDDTITYRIHDDSVTHKLDWNGDYRFFKDRYLIKKYYIEKFDRKHLLPFVSNIYHRELLKYAIFLKKEDLRQECSTYFKEKATGNEYLYRILSRYKMFDSIFCFLYTSRKKLKIIA, from the coding sequence ATGACAACCCCTTTTGTTAGTATAAAAACGATTACCTACAATCATGAAAAGTTCATTGCACAGTGCATTGAAGGAATCATGATGCAAAAAACCAACTTCTCGTTTGAATACATTATTGGTGAGGATTGCAGTACCGATAATACGATGAAAATTGTTCAGGAATATGCCGCTAAATACCCTGATGTAATTCGTATCATCACCTCTGAAAAAAATGTGGGTGCTGCGACAAATGATCATAGAACAGACCTTGCCTGCAAAGGGAAATACGTTGCTTTTTGTGAAGGTGATGATTTTTGGACCGATCCATATAAATTACAAAAGCAGGTTGATTTTTTAGAAGCGAATCATGATTACGGAATGGTACACACCAATCTTTCATGTGTTAAAGATGGAAAAACAATCAAGAGTCTTCGGGGTGAGGAAATGTTGCCAACGGGTAATGTTTTAGACGATGTATTAAAAGGAAATCACATGGCAACCGCAACGGTATGCATGAGAAATGAATTGCTTCAAAAAATTAATATTGGGAAGAAAATTGTTGATGAAAAATGGAAAATGGGTGATTATCCCTTATGGATTGAGATAGCAGCGGCTACGAAAGTTCATTACATGAAAGACGATACAATTACGTATCGGATTCACGACGATTCAGTCACCCATAAATTAGATTGGAATGGAGATTATCGTTTTTTTAAAGACAGATATCTTATAAAAAAATATTATATCGAGAAATTTGATCGAAAGCATTTACTGCCTTTTGTATCAAATATTTATCATAGAGAACTTTTGAAATATGCCATTTTCTTAAAGAAAGAGGATTTAAGACAGGAGTGCAGTACCTATTTTAAAGAAAAAGCGACAGGGAATGAATATTTGTACCGAATACTTTCCAGATACAAAATGTTCGATTCTATTTTCTGTTTCTTGTACACATCGAGGAAAAAACTTAAGATTATAGCTTAG